Genomic segment of Pseudomonas iranensis:
CAACAAAAAGCCCTGCCTGATGCAGGGCTTTTTTATTGACAATATCTAACAAATGAAATGATTTTCATCGAACAAGTTGGAAATTTGTGTAACGCTTCTGAATCATCAGGCTAAACATTTTGCTGCGCGATGTTACCTCAAGCGCTTGATCAAACTATGTGCTTAATCCTTTCCGGTAAGCGAACTGCTGCGAGTTAGTACGAACGTTTATAATTTCAGGCTGTTGCGCGCCGCTTCTATATCGTCGGCGCTCGCCTTATAAACGTCGGCCTGACCGGCATATGAAAGTACGTAAGCCTTGTCTGTTTCCACAGCTGCCACCAACGTTTGTGATAATACGTGTCGACCGTTCTCGGTGACCGTGCAGGTCGTCTCCAGCCCGGACAATGAGCCGAGCGCAGCCGGATGAATTCTGTTGCAGACGCTCTGATAACCACTGCGGAAGAAATCTTTCTGGATCGATTTGCGCATCTCCAGCAGCACGCCTTGCAAATTGACCTGATGCCCCGCCTCCACTTGCGTCATCGTCAACTCCATCACCATCACCTGATTGCCATCAGCATCGAGCTTCACCGCCCGCTGCCGCGAGACTGGCGGCGCGGTGTCCGGCAATGCTTCAACCTCCCAGCCCGTCGGCCAAGTGATACCTGGTTCGGCCATCGCGGGGAAAACCACAGCTGACGACAAAGCAAAAAAAACAAACACGGATTTCAACAGTCGGATCATTGCCGGACGCACTCATGGATAGAAAGCAAAGTCTGAGCCCCGCCTTCGCGCAGGGCAAGCCCGCCTTGCATTTGGCGATGCCGGCCGGCATGCGTATCATTGCGCCCATTCACTCGCCCATTTGTTATTGGAGGGCCCATGAGCCTCAACGAACTGAACACTTTCCCCGGCGTGACTGCCGCGCCAGACAGCGCAACCCGCAATTTCGTGTTCAACCACACCATGCTGCGCGTGAAGGACATCACCAAGTCGCTGGATTTCTACACCCGCGTACTGGGTTTCTCGCTGGTCGAGAAGCGTGATTTCCCGGAAGCCGAGTTCAGCCTGTACTTCCTCGCGCTGGTCGATAAATCACAGATCCCGGCCGACGACGCTGCGCGTACCGAATGGATGAAATCGATCCCGGGCATTCTCGAACTGACCCACAACCACGGCACCGAAAACGATGCCGACTTCTCTTATCACAACGGCAACACCGACCCCCGCGGTTTCGGCCACATCTGCATCTCAGTGCCGGATATCGTCGCTGCGTGTGCACGGTTTGAAGAGCTGGGTTGCGATTTCCAGAAGCGTCTGACCGATGGCCGGATGAAGAGCCTGGCATTTATCAAGGATCCGGATGGTTACTGGGTTGAAATCATTCAGCCTGCGCCGCTGTAAAAGCTGAAAGCCCCTCACCCTAGCCCTCTCCCAGAGGGAGAGGGGACTGATTGCGGGATGTTGGAGAATTACGCCGACTTGAACGATTGGCGGTGAATCCATAATCGACCGGCTCTCTCAGGTCGATGGATGACTTCAGACACCTCGGTCGGCTCCCTCTCCCTCGGGAGAGGGCTGGGGTGAGGGGTGGCTTTCTACGCGCAATAAAAAAACCCATGATCGCTCATGGGTTTTTTCGTTTTCGACCTGGCAGTTACGCCGGGGCCGAAGTCCGGATCAAGTGATCGAACGCACTCAGCGAAGCCTTGGCGCCCTCGCCCACTGCGATCACGATCTGCTTGTACGGCACAGTCGTCACGTCGCCCGCTGCAAAGATCCCCGGAATCGAAGTCTCGCCACGATTATCGACAATGATCTCGCCACGCGGCGACAGCTCGATGGTGCCCTTCAGCCAATCGGTGT
This window contains:
- a CDS encoding DUF4946 domain-containing protein — its product is MIRLLKSVFVFFALSSAVVFPAMAEPGITWPTGWEVEALPDTAPPVSRQRAVKLDADGNQVMVMELTMTQVEAGHQVNLQGVLLEMRKSIQKDFFRSGYQSVCNRIHPAALGSLSGLETTCTVTENGRHVLSQTLVAAVETDKAYVLSYAGQADVYKASADDIEAARNSLKL
- the gloA gene encoding lactoylglutathione lyase gives rise to the protein MSLNELNTFPGVTAAPDSATRNFVFNHTMLRVKDITKSLDFYTRVLGFSLVEKRDFPEAEFSLYFLALVDKSQIPADDAARTEWMKSIPGILELTHNHGTENDADFSYHNGNTDPRGFGHICISVPDIVAACARFEELGCDFQKRLTDGRMKSLAFIKDPDGYWVEIIQPAPL